The proteins below come from a single Treponema phagedenis genomic window:
- the leuS gene encoding leucine--tRNA ligase, which translates to MSTYPFRTLEAKWQKYWETKKTFQVTEDNSFPKDKRAYVLDMFPYPSGEGLHVGHPEGYTATDIYCRYLRMNGYNVLHPMGFDSFGLPAENYAIKTGTHPKVTTNKNIDNFRRQIKSFGFSYDWDREISTSDESYYHWTQWIFLQLYKRGLAYEAETPINWCPSCLTGLANEEVKDGHCDRCGTQVVRKNIRQWILRITAYAERLLEDLEGLDWPDSIKQMQRNWIGKSTGAEVDFFIADSEGNKTDQKIRIYTTRPDTLYGATYMVLAPEHGLVAKITTADQKKAVEAYIETAAKKSDLERTDLAKDKTGVFTGAYAINPLTNTKIPVWISDYILISYGTGAIMAVPGHDERDWEFAEKFHLPKIQVVASKEEWAAKGAGGDYSAEPKECTAADGFSVNSGSFSGLPTAEAIKKITEYLHEHGIGEKATNYKLRDWVFSRQRYWGEPIPIVHCPHCGIVSLNEKDLPLTLPQVESYQPTGTGESPLAGITDWVNTSCPKCGAAAKRETNTMPQWAGSCWYYLRYLDPKNTKEFCSKEKEAYWMPVDLYVGGAEHAVLHLLYARFWHKVLYDLGLVHTKEPFQRLINQGMITSYAYQRKNKTLVPIDEVRRLSDTEFEEIGSGEKLTRVIAKMSKSLKNVINPDDMIKEYGADSCRMYEMFMGPLEMSKPWSTQGLIGIYRFLEKVWALSEKPLTDQAGSDALIKLLHKTIKKVGEDTASLNFNTAISQMMICINELNKQDSLPRTLWENFVKLLAPYAPHLAEELWEKLGYTNSIAHESWPVYDEKLCIDSVCTIVVQINGKLRDKFETPIDTDKSDLEAQALNTEGAKRFIANKTVKKIIVVPNKLVNIVVA; encoded by the coding sequence ATGAGTACTTATCCGTTTCGGACATTAGAGGCTAAGTGGCAAAAATACTGGGAAACAAAAAAAACGTTTCAGGTAACCGAGGACAATTCTTTTCCAAAAGATAAAAGAGCGTACGTGCTTGATATGTTCCCCTATCCTTCGGGCGAGGGTTTGCATGTGGGGCATCCGGAAGGGTATACCGCGACAGATATTTATTGCCGCTATTTACGCATGAACGGATATAATGTGCTGCATCCGATGGGGTTTGATTCGTTCGGACTTCCGGCGGAAAACTATGCAATTAAAACGGGCACGCATCCTAAAGTTACTACTAATAAAAATATTGATAATTTTCGCCGGCAGATTAAATCATTCGGGTTTTCTTATGATTGGGATCGCGAAATATCTACCAGCGATGAATCGTATTACCATTGGACGCAATGGATTTTTCTTCAATTATATAAGAGAGGGTTGGCGTACGAGGCGGAAACGCCGATTAATTGGTGCCCGAGCTGTTTAACGGGGCTTGCAAATGAGGAAGTAAAAGACGGACACTGCGACCGCTGCGGCACGCAGGTGGTGCGGAAAAATATCCGCCAGTGGATTTTGCGGATTACCGCTTATGCGGAGCGGTTGCTTGAAGATTTGGAGGGTCTTGATTGGCCCGATTCAATTAAACAGATGCAGCGGAACTGGATAGGCAAAAGCACCGGTGCGGAAGTTGATTTTTTTATTGCAGACTCCGAAGGAAATAAAACCGATCAAAAGATTCGTATTTATACAACCCGCCCCGACACCTTATACGGTGCTACCTATATGGTGTTAGCGCCCGAACATGGGCTTGTTGCGAAAATCACCACCGCCGATCAAAAAAAGGCGGTAGAAGCGTATATCGAAACTGCGGCTAAAAAAAGCGATCTTGAGCGAACCGATTTGGCAAAGGATAAAACCGGTGTTTTTACTGGTGCTTATGCGATTAATCCGCTTACCAATACAAAAATACCGGTGTGGATTTCCGACTATATTCTTATTTCATACGGAACAGGCGCGATTATGGCGGTTCCGGGGCACGATGAGCGCGACTGGGAATTTGCGGAAAAGTTTCACTTGCCGAAAATACAAGTGGTTGCAAGCAAGGAAGAATGGGCTGCAAAAGGTGCCGGCGGAGATTATTCGGCGGAACCGAAAGAATGCACCGCTGCGGACGGTTTTTCGGTAAACTCAGGCTCATTTAGCGGCTTACCGACTGCCGAAGCAATAAAAAAGATCACCGAGTATTTGCATGAGCACGGAATCGGAGAAAAGGCAACCAATTATAAGCTGCGCGATTGGGTGTTCAGCAGGCAGCGCTATTGGGGCGAACCGATACCGATTGTACACTGCCCGCATTGCGGCATTGTCTCTTTAAATGAAAAAGACTTACCCCTTACGCTGCCTCAGGTGGAAAGTTACCAGCCGACCGGCACCGGCGAAAGTCCGCTTGCCGGCATTACCGACTGGGTAAACACATCCTGCCCCAAATGCGGTGCGGCGGCAAAACGGGAAACAAACACCATGCCGCAGTGGGCGGGTTCCTGCTGGTATTATCTGCGGTATCTTGATCCGAAAAATACAAAAGAATTCTGTTCCAAAGAAAAAGAAGCCTACTGGATGCCGGTAGACCTCTATGTGGGCGGAGCGGAACATGCGGTACTCCATCTTTTATATGCGCGTTTTTGGCATAAAGTACTCTATGACCTCGGCTTGGTACACACCAAAGAGCCTTTTCAGCGCTTAATCAATCAGGGAATGATCACCTCGTATGCGTATCAGCGTAAAAACAAAACCCTTGTGCCGATCGACGAAGTTCGCCGCCTCTCCGATACCGAGTTTGAAGAAATAGGCTCAGGCGAAAAGCTTACCAGAGTTATTGCAAAAATGTCTAAGAGCTTGAAAAACGTTATCAACCCCGATGACATGATCAAAGAGTACGGGGCGGACTCGTGCAGAATGTACGAAATGTTTATGGGGCCGCTTGAAATGTCAAAACCCTGGAGCACGCAGGGACTGATCGGCATATACCGCTTTTTGGAAAAAGTCTGGGCGCTCTCCGAAAAGCCCCTTACCGACCAAGCGGGCAGCGATGCGCTGATAAAACTCCTACATAAAACAATCAAAAAAGTGGGAGAAGACACGGCAAGCCTCAACTTTAATACGGCAATCAGCCAAATGATGATATGTATCAATGAGCTGAACAAACAAGACAGCCTTCCCCGCACCTTGTGGGAAAATTTTGTCAAACTGCTTGCTCCCTATGCGCCGCATTTGGCGGAAGAGCTTTGGGAAAAACTCGGGTACACAAACAGCATCGCACATGAATCCTGGCCTGTATATGATGAAAAACTTTGTATCGACAGTGTTTGCACCATAGTTGTGCAAATAAACGGCAAATTACGGGATAAATTCGAAACCCCGATTGACACCGATAAATCCGACCTCGAAGCGCAGGCGCTTAACACCGAAGGCGCAAAACGCTTTATCGCCAATAAAACGGTAAAAAAAATTATCGTTGTCCCGAACAAACTGGTAAATATTGTGGTTGCATAA
- a CDS encoding N-acetylneuraminate synthase family protein yields the protein MNSFMCGNRVFSSNSVLIIAEIGTGHEGSIERAKKLIDAAVQSGADAVKFQIVYADEILHPDSGFVDLPSGRIPLYDKFTELEVPLSFYEECFSYTRSKGALFGASPFGFKSLNELISLKPDFIKIASPELNYLQLLERAAKSGFPIILSSGVSLLRDIEAAMQTVDSFATDPCKRALLHCVTSYPAPESEYNLSLVKNLSAIFGVPTGLSDHSLDPVLVPTLSVAHGACIIEKHICLSRAEGGLDDKIALEPAMFAEMVQAVRQCEKRTNDACYTFLIEKGYDKTRLKEIAGSGIKKLAQSEAANYGRTNRSLHYYRDLPAGSTITSNDMGILRTEKTLSVGESPKFYELFINSILQRDVHAGDGAVFSDIIRKTDDTE from the coding sequence ATGAATTCTTTTATGTGCGGAAACAGGGTGTTTTCTTCAAATTCCGTGTTGATTATTGCGGAAATCGGAACGGGGCATGAAGGCAGTATTGAAAGGGCAAAAAAGCTTATTGATGCGGCGGTGCAAAGCGGTGCAGATGCGGTAAAATTCCAGATTGTATATGCGGATGAAATACTGCATCCTGACTCGGGGTTTGTGGATTTACCGTCGGGGAGGATCCCTCTATACGATAAATTTACGGAACTTGAAGTTCCCCTCTCTTTTTATGAAGAATGCTTTTCCTATACTAGAAGCAAAGGAGCTCTTTTCGGTGCATCTCCTTTTGGATTTAAATCTTTAAATGAGCTTATTTCTCTTAAGCCGGATTTTATTAAAATAGCATCCCCCGAATTAAATTATCTGCAGCTTTTAGAAAGGGCGGCAAAATCCGGTTTCCCGATTATTCTTTCAAGCGGCGTGTCTTTGCTGCGGGATATCGAAGCGGCAATGCAAACGGTTGATTCCTTTGCGACCGATCCTTGCAAAAGGGCATTGCTGCACTGTGTAACCTCGTATCCTGCACCAGAAAGCGAGTATAATCTTTCGCTTGTGAAAAATCTTTCGGCAATTTTCGGTGTGCCGACAGGCTTAAGCGATCATTCCCTTGACCCTGTTTTGGTTCCGACTCTTTCCGTTGCGCACGGTGCTTGTATCATCGAAAAGCATATTTGCCTTTCACGAGCGGAAGGCGGGCTTGATGATAAAATCGCTTTGGAACCTGCAATGTTTGCGGAGATGGTACAGGCAGTAAGACAATGCGAAAAACGTACAAACGATGCGTGCTATACGTTTCTTATTGAAAAAGGCTATGATAAGACTCGGTTGAAAGAGATTGCCGGTAGCGGAATAAAAAAACTTGCGCAATCAGAGGCTGCAAACTACGGCAGAACAAATCGTTCTTTGCATTATTATCGCGACCTGCCCGCCGGCAGCACTATTACCTCAAATGATATGGGAATTCTCAGAACGGAAAAAACCTTATCTGTCGGAGAAAGTCCGAAATTTTACGAGCTTTTTATAAACAGTATTTTGCAACGAGATGTGCATGCCGGAGACGGAGCGGTTTTTTCGGATATTATTCGGAAAACAGACGATACGGAATAA
- a CDS encoding J domain-containing protein — MNTYYEKLGDILRDRLDSDEDPFYQWDNNRNGKYRTAAGTMERRPPPKTDYTKEKAEPIRIPVPPELVEDFAVLGIPSGMPLADCKQSWKRLVKRYHPDTITEVEKQGEAAAIIRRINRSYKRIEKWFETGRIPEDKEL; from the coding sequence ATGAATACTTATTATGAAAAACTTGGCGATATATTACGAGACAGACTTGATTCCGATGAAGATCCCTTTTATCAATGGGATAACAATAGAAACGGAAAATACAGAACCGCCGCAGGGACGATGGAGCGTCGCCCGCCTCCTAAAACCGATTATACAAAAGAAAAGGCTGAGCCTATTCGCATACCCGTGCCGCCGGAACTTGTCGAAGATTTTGCCGTGCTTGGAATACCGTCGGGTATGCCGCTCGCCGACTGCAAACAGTCGTGGAAACGTTTGGTAAAAAGATATCATCCCGATACAATTACTGAAGTGGAAAAGCAGGGCGAAGCTGCGGCAATAATCCGCAGAATAAACAGATCCTATAAACGAATTGAGAAGTGGTTTGAAACAGGCCGAATCCCTGAAGATAAAGAACTGTAA
- the dinB gene encoding DNA polymerase IV produces the protein MTIRPLFFHVDLDAFYASVEQLDNPQYQGLPVIIGGQSKRGVVSTCSYEARKYGVHSAMPIMQARKLCPKGIFLPTRMKRYHEVSKAVMAILREFSPAVHQISVDEAFLDMTGTERLFGPAENSGKQLKKAVKEKTGLNISVGAASNKYIAKIASNKSKPDGLLIIPFGAEAAFMAKLKLKDIWGIGSKTRQRLEDAGIYTVEKILKTELKTLQRIIGNSAGSFLAKAVRGDTAHVFNEEVKSRSVSSERTFETDIIGIEAASDVLFFLASEVMYRVLDEKIQSKTVCVKIRYADFTTVSIQETGSPINDAEDLYLRARSIFSKKYLAQQPIRLLGLGVMNVSDAVEEGQLSLFTNEEEVKHRKIEEAMMQINKAKGKTALVRARLIKDNDPTKV, from the coding sequence ATGACGATACGCCCGCTTTTTTTTCATGTAGACCTTGATGCTTTCTATGCATCGGTTGAGCAGCTTGATAATCCACAGTATCAGGGTTTGCCGGTAATTATCGGCGGACAAAGTAAACGCGGAGTTGTCTCAACCTGCTCATATGAAGCGAGAAAATACGGGGTGCATTCGGCAATGCCCATCATGCAGGCACGTAAACTTTGCCCGAAAGGGATTTTTCTTCCGACTCGTATGAAACGCTATCATGAAGTTTCAAAGGCGGTAATGGCAATTCTCCGCGAGTTCAGTCCTGCCGTGCATCAGATATCGGTTGATGAAGCTTTTTTGGATATGACCGGTACCGAGCGGCTTTTCGGTCCCGCAGAAAATTCCGGAAAGCAGTTAAAAAAAGCTGTAAAAGAAAAAACAGGGTTAAATATTTCAGTCGGTGCCGCCTCAAATAAATATATTGCAAAAATCGCTTCAAATAAATCAAAGCCTGACGGTTTGCTTATTATTCCTTTTGGAGCAGAGGCGGCATTTATGGCAAAACTCAAATTAAAAGATATCTGGGGAATAGGGAGCAAGACAAGACAGCGGCTCGAAGACGCCGGTATTTATACGGTAGAAAAAATTTTAAAAACAGAGCTAAAAACTTTGCAGCGCATTATCGGGAACAGTGCAGGCAGTTTTCTTGCAAAGGCTGTGCGAGGTGATACCGCCCATGTATTTAACGAAGAAGTAAAAAGCAGATCTGTCAGCTCGGAAAGGACCTTTGAAACGGATATTATCGGAATTGAGGCTGCAAGCGATGTTCTTTTTTTTCTTGCTTCCGAAGTTATGTACCGCGTGCTTGACGAAAAAATACAAAGTAAAACGGTTTGCGTAAAAATCCGCTATGCCGACTTTACCACTGTTTCCATTCAAGAAACGGGGTCCCCGATAAACGATGCGGAGGATTTATACTTGCGGGCACGAAGTATTTTTTCAAAAAAATATCTTGCTCAGCAGCCGATACGTTTACTTGGTTTAGGCGTTATGAACGTTTCGGATGCGGTAGAAGAAGGACAACTTTCGTTATTTACCAATGAAGAAGAGGTAAAACATCGAAAGATTGAAGAGGCAATGATGCAAATCAATAAAGCAAAAGGAAAAACCGCCCTTGTACGCGCACGGCTGATAAAAGATAACGACCCTACAAAAGTATAG
- a CDS encoding alpha-2-macroglobulin family protein: MKNFLKNIFSAACITAVLVSGLLIACSKQQENFTADSADAIASMSPALIGRMDPILIQFKEAPAQIDKIGKAASFTPSLTGEWSVVDATTVRFMPTAPYTPESEISLRLDMGVLKGLSANKEGFMTTFSVAPAALIVTADTPSFSLNSSQLLIEGTVQTDIDCDAETVQKMIQAKLIAKKGTKDIPLSVSGGEDKRRFSFVINNIERLDEDQQMHIEWDGAAIGAKTKSSTSFIIPSKTQFSILSFSVSDDSTAEVCFSDPIDKSQNLNEFIGITSASNFNYRWNIDSNKLIVYVTGISWPDDAVLTIGSGIKSVDDKLLKKEAQFQLGSGWDIPSISFADDGVIIPSSKDALVVVNTKNITGMLIEAFQIYNFNMLQFLQENSFDEHSYLRNVGDPVWKSSIDFEWKPDMKNRVVARGFDIGDLVKKFPDGMFNLRISFAKRHSMYEPKRKAEDFSNLPFPSDDITDNSSYDSSYWKTAGLTYEQRNEFWEQRKNPCHPAFYLYYNDDIVKTKNILVSNLGLMAKKDSKDAYHITVTDLIEGKPVSGAAVKAYSYSQKELAQGKSDSDGNVRLSSEKEIAFITAEKGSDQAWLKVNYGALSISHFQVDGVEAKEGVKGFLYGERGVWRPGDAVHLVFVLQDLQKTLPKDFPVTFTLEDPMGKIIDRQIFTQSVDGFYRIDTKTSASDTTGSWTARIKAGGNTWTKSLKIESIVPNRLFVQLKPRGDYLVSGENHINVTGEWLHGATASNLKTEITGRFVVNPDPFPQFPQYVFTNNERKFGSTNEQLWSGKLDENGTATAILQLHTKQEAPGKLKAIFETRIYEPSGAFSIENKTFDLSPYPQYVGLRIPLDKDNGRDFLLTDKKHSVDFVVVNPEGKSITSASSLDIQMYKLEWRWWWEKDAYSDAGYRSNRSTKLVKSGKVPVQNGKAVWDFEITGDDWGRYLIVAKDAQGHSTSDVIYVDTPWWSSRGGDGSSGASAMLMLSSGKEQYLSNESAEISFTSAEGAQALITVEKNGTVLSQQWMKTVKGSNKFTLPLKKEMAPNVYVHVSLLQAYQQTKNSLPIRLYGIIPIMVENPDTRLSPAIQAAKEFEPNQKASFTISESKGKPMTVTVAVVDEGLLGLTSYRTPNPWNSFYQKEASALKSWDIFSYVSGAFGGKLETLLAIGGGDFIERKGGKDSERFKPVVFFFGPYELKANEKKNIEFDMPQYIGSVRIMAVAGKNGAYGIAENTVKVKSDLMVMPTLPRTLGIGEQIDVPITVFNGTASQKEATVRLNTEGILTLSETKKLSVPSNGNANALFTIKPETSGSITIKAEASASGIAKKAHAQTIIQTLSRGFPYTTQELVSVEPGKTVTVNIDSPGEAGTKKLSAEISQMPALGLERRLSFLLEYPHGCLEQITSRAFPQLYLSSMLQMSQEEIRKTKDNVQSVIDRYPNYQMRSGGFAYWPGGMNESLWATNYAGHFMIEAKRQGYYIDDTIYQPWLEYQIAKAKNWSVGYLQNPADQAYRLYTLALAGKADIGAMNRLKKVKDLSVSAKTMLAAAYALSGQDSAAKTLMREVALEPNSYRNSGGSWDSSTRDTALTVYTLRTVNDNAQALSLVPKLAKICSSNSWLSTQEIAWILISIAPYYSYDKSKQVAYTIKTNGQTVKDSLEAASRLYSLPASDKNTQTLTIQNTGKTILYATISTATSVPPGEEKAAQSGLSLWVSYQNNQKEFVQPHELKNGDRFTVEVRVKNTTAKAVENVALVLPIPTGWEYTNKRLAENTGDDKSSKELNSQSDYQDIRDTHIYTYFDMNPNELKSFTFEGTVTYGGVYYVPAAYAEAMYDPAYRAVVPGEKFSASRAQ; the protein is encoded by the coding sequence ATGAAAAATTTTCTTAAAAACATATTTTCAGCCGCGTGTATCACTGCGGTGCTTGTAAGCGGGCTTTTGATTGCGTGTTCAAAACAACAGGAGAACTTTACCGCGGACTCTGCGGATGCGATTGCAAGTATGAGCCCCGCACTTATCGGCAGGATGGATCCGATTCTTATTCAGTTTAAAGAAGCGCCGGCTCAAATCGATAAAATCGGAAAAGCGGCCTCATTTACCCCGAGTTTAACCGGAGAATGGAGCGTTGTCGATGCAACAACCGTGCGTTTTATGCCGACCGCACCCTATACGCCCGAAAGTGAAATTTCTTTGCGCCTTGATATGGGCGTTTTGAAGGGACTTTCCGCCAATAAGGAAGGTTTTATGACAACCTTCAGCGTTGCGCCGGCTGCCTTAATTGTAACAGCCGATACGCCGAGCTTTTCGCTGAACAGCTCACAGCTGCTTATTGAAGGCACGGTACAAACGGACATAGACTGTGATGCCGAAACAGTGCAAAAAATGATTCAGGCAAAACTGATTGCAAAAAAAGGAACCAAGGATATTCCGCTTTCCGTTTCGGGCGGAGAGGACAAGCGGCGTTTCAGTTTTGTTATAAATAATATTGAGCGGCTTGATGAAGATCAGCAAATGCACATTGAATGGGACGGCGCCGCCATCGGGGCAAAAACCAAATCCTCAACCTCCTTTATTATTCCTTCAAAAACTCAATTCAGTATTCTCTCTTTTTCTGTATCCGACGATAGTACGGCGGAGGTATGTTTCAGCGACCCGATCGATAAAAGTCAAAATTTAAATGAGTTTATCGGAATTACATCCGCTTCAAACTTTAATTATCGCTGGAATATTGATTCCAATAAACTCATCGTGTACGTTACCGGTATTTCATGGCCCGATGATGCGGTGCTGACAATAGGCAGCGGCATAAAAAGCGTCGACGATAAACTCTTAAAAAAAGAGGCGCAGTTTCAGTTGGGAAGCGGCTGGGATATTCCAAGCATTTCTTTTGCCGATGACGGCGTAATTATTCCTTCAAGCAAGGATGCGCTGGTGGTGGTAAACACCAAAAATATCACCGGAATGCTAATTGAAGCCTTTCAAATATATAATTTTAACATGCTGCAATTTTTACAGGAAAACAGTTTCGACGAGCACAGTTATCTGCGCAACGTCGGAGATCCGGTGTGGAAAAGCAGTATCGATTTTGAGTGGAAGCCCGATATGAAAAACAGGGTGGTAGCCCGCGGCTTTGATATCGGAGATTTGGTGAAGAAATTCCCCGACGGTATGTTTAATCTTCGAATCAGTTTTGCAAAACGCCACAGCATGTATGAGCCCAAGCGTAAAGCGGAAGATTTTTCAAACCTCCCCTTCCCTTCCGATGATATAACGGATAACTCAAGCTATGATTCTTCGTATTGGAAAACTGCCGGGCTTACCTACGAACAGCGCAACGAATTTTGGGAGCAGCGAAAAAATCCCTGTCACCCCGCTTTTTATCTGTATTATAACGATGATATTGTAAAAACAAAAAACATTCTGGTTTCCAATTTAGGGCTGATGGCAAAAAAGGATAGCAAGGATGCCTATCACATCACCGTTACCGACCTTATCGAAGGAAAACCTGTTTCGGGAGCGGCGGTAAAAGCCTATTCCTATTCTCAAAAAGAGCTTGCGCAGGGAAAATCGGATTCTGACGGAAATGTGCGCCTTTCTTCCGAAAAAGAGATTGCCTTTATAACCGCCGAAAAAGGCAGCGACCAAGCATGGCTGAAAGTGAATTACGGCGCACTTTCGATAAGCCATTTTCAGGTAGACGGCGTTGAGGCAAAAGAAGGCGTGAAAGGATTTTTATACGGGGAGCGCGGCGTTTGGCGGCCGGGCGATGCCGTTCACTTAGTGTTTGTCTTGCAGGATTTACAAAAAACCCTGCCGAAGGATTTTCCGGTAACCTTCACCTTGGAAGACCCGATGGGCAAAATTATTGACCGGCAAATTTTTACTCAATCTGTTGACGGGTTTTACCGTATTGACACCAAAACAAGTGCAAGCGATACCACCGGTTCATGGACTGCACGGATAAAAGCGGGAGGAAATACGTGGACAAAATCGCTTAAAATAGAATCAATTGTGCCGAACAGACTTTTTGTACAGCTCAAACCGCGAGGCGATTATCTGGTTTCGGGAGAAAACCATATTAATGTTACGGGAGAGTGGCTACACGGCGCAACGGCGAGTAATTTAAAAACGGAAATTACCGGCAGGTTTGTTGTCAACCCCGATCCTTTCCCCCAATTTCCGCAGTATGTGTTTACCAACAACGAGCGGAAATTCGGCTCGACAAATGAGCAGTTATGGTCAGGCAAACTTGATGAAAACGGCACGGCAACGGCAATACTTCAATTACATACCAAACAAGAGGCGCCGGGCAAACTGAAAGCGATCTTTGAAACCCGCATTTACGAACCTTCGGGTGCATTCTCTATCGAAAATAAAACCTTTGATCTTTCGCCCTACCCGCAATATGTGGGTTTGCGTATTCCGTTGGATAAAGACAATGGCAGAGATTTTCTGCTTACCGATAAAAAGCATTCGGTTGATTTTGTGGTTGTTAATCCCGAAGGTAAATCAATCACTTCGGCAAGCTCCCTCGATATACAAATGTATAAACTTGAATGGCGCTGGTGGTGGGAAAAAGATGCGTACAGCGATGCGGGCTACCGCTCAAACCGCAGCACAAAACTGGTAAAAAGCGGAAAAGTTCCGGTGCAAAACGGCAAGGCTGTCTGGGATTTTGAAATAACGGGAGATGACTGGGGGCGCTATCTAATTGTTGCAAAAGACGCTCAAGGACACAGCACTTCCGATGTTATATACGTTGACACCCCCTGGTGGTCAAGCAGAGGCGGCGACGGCAGTTCGGGGGCAAGCGCCATGCTCATGCTTTCGAGCGGCAAAGAACAGTATCTTTCAAACGAAAGTGCCGAAATCAGCTTTACCTCCGCAGAAGGCGCACAGGCTCTTATTACCGTAGAAAAAAACGGAACGGTTTTAAGTCAGCAATGGATGAAAACCGTAAAGGGAAGCAATAAATTCACACTCCCTTTAAAAAAAGAAATGGCGCCGAACGTATACGTGCACGTGTCTTTGCTGCAGGCATATCAGCAAACAAAAAACAGCTTGCCCATTCGATTATACGGCATTATTCCGATTATGGTGGAAAATCCCGACACGCGTCTTTCGCCCGCTATTCAGGCGGCAAAAGAATTTGAGCCCAATCAAAAAGCAAGCTTCACCATTTCCGAGTCAAAAGGAAAGCCGATGACGGTTACCGTTGCGGTTGTTGATGAGGGATTACTCGGGCTTACCTCATACCGCACGCCGAATCCTTGGAATAGTTTTTATCAAAAAGAAGCTTCCGCCCTCAAATCCTGGGATATTTTTTCATATGTGAGCGGAGCCTTTGGCGGAAAACTTGAAACCCTGCTTGCAATCGGCGGCGGCGACTTTATCGAGCGAAAAGGCGGCAAGGACTCCGAGCGCTTTAAGCCGGTTGTTTTCTTTTTCGGCCCGTACGAATTAAAGGCAAACGAAAAGAAAAACATTGAATTCGATATGCCGCAATATATCGGCTCGGTGCGCATTATGGCGGTTGCCGGCAAAAACGGCGCATACGGCATTGCCGAAAATACGGTAAAAGTAAAAAGCGATTTAATGGTTATGCCCACGCTGCCGCGCACCCTCGGCATCGGCGAGCAAATTGATGTGCCGATTACCGTATTTAACGGCACCGCAAGTCAAAAAGAGGCAACGGTTAGACTGAACACCGAAGGAATTCTGACACTGTCGGAAACAAAAAAACTGAGCGTGCCGTCAAACGGAAACGCAAACGCATTGTTTACAATAAAACCGGAAACAAGCGGCAGCATTACGATAAAAGCGGAAGCCTCGGCGTCGGGCATTGCAAAAAAAGCTCACGCGCAAACAATTATACAAACGCTTTCCCGCGGCTTCCCCTATACGACACAAGAATTAGTCTCGGTGGAGCCGGGCAAAACAGTTACGGTGAACATTGACAGCCCCGGAGAAGCCGGCACCAAAAAACTTTCGGCGGAAATTTCGCAGATGCCCGCGCTCGGACTTGAACGAAGACTTTCCTTCCTTTTGGAATATCCGCACGGCTGCCTTGAGCAAATAACATCGCGGGCATTCCCGCAACTCTATCTTTCCTCAATGCTCCAAATGAGTCAGGAAGAGATACGGAAAACCAAAGACAATGTGCAATCGGTTATTGACCGCTACCCGAATTACCAAATGCGCTCGGGCGGCTTTGCGTATTGGCCGGGCGGCATGAACGAAAGCCTCTGGGCTACAAACTATGCCGGACATTTTATGATTGAGGCAAAACGGCAGGGGTATTATATTGATGATACGATTTATCAACCATGGCTTGAGTATCAGATAGCAAAGGCAAAAAACTGGTCGGTAGGTTATTTGCAAAATCCCGCAGATCAGGCATATCGATTATATACGCTTGCCTTGGCGGGAAAAGCGGATATCGGCGCAATGAACAGGCTGAAAAAAGTCAAGGATCTCAGCGTTTCCGCAAAAACAATGCTCGCCGCCGCCTATGCGCTTTCAGGGCAAGATTCCGCCGCAAAAACGCTTATGCGGGAAGTAGCGCTTGAGCCGAACTCTTACCGAAACAGCGGCGGCTCTTGGGATTCAAGCACCCGCGACACTGCCCTTACAGTGTATACGCTGCGAACAGTAAATGACAACGCCCAAGCACTCAGCTTGGTGCCGAAACTTGCAAAAATTTGCAGCTCAAACAGCTGGCTTTCCACACAGGAGATTGCATGGATTCTTATTTCTATAGCACCCTATTACAGCTATGACAAATCAAAACAGGTTGCATACACAATTAAAACAAACGGGCAAACAGTCAAAGACAGCTTAGAGGCGGCCTCTCGGTTGTACAGTCTGCCTGCGAGCGATAAAAATACGCAAACACTTACGATTCAAAATACCGGTAAAACAATTTTGTATGCCACTATCAGCACGGCAACCTCGGTGCCGCCCGGAGAAGAAAAGGCGGCTCAAAGCGGACTTTCGCTTTGGGTAAGCTATCAAAATAATCAGAAAGAGTTTGTACAGCCGCACGAGCTTAAAAACGGCGACCGTTTTACCGTAGAGGTGCGGGTAAAAAACACCACGGCAAAAGCAGTCGAAAATGTTGCCCTCGTATTGCCGATACCGACCGGCTGGGAATACACCAATAAGCGCCTTGCGGAAAACACCGGCGATGACAAGTCCTCAAAAGAACTGAATTCGCAAAGTGATTATCAGGACATACGCGACACGCATATTTACACTTATTTTGATATGAACCCGAATGAGCTTAAGAGCTTTACCTTTGAAGGAACCGTAACCTACGGAGGAGTGTATTATGTTCCGGCAGCTTATGCGGAAGCAATGTATGATCCCGCGTATCGTGCGGTTGTGCCGGGAGAAAAATTTTCCGCATCGCGGGCTCAATAG